In Rhodoferax koreense, a genomic segment contains:
- a CDS encoding tail fiber domain-containing protein, with protein sequence MTASNAIAASQVQLSQEQLDWAKQIYGETAPDRAAAAQRAQQVSDAQLASMNTQTQIAQESNDYQKGTFRPLEQGIVADAQNYDTAARRDEKAAQAIADVSQQAGLAQASTNRDLARKGVVPGSGKSLALNNQLALGTATASAAASTKARDAVELQGYARKLDAANLGRGLSSSQATSAGLALTAGNSSSQNANAALGATTSGTGLVQQGYQGAQQGLSSAGNIYGQVANIENQANNNSGVMGALGQLGGAAIFKYSDKRMKHSIRKISGKKALKALSSAKPSTWKYKKGSPADDGGKTHAGPMAQDMQRALGDRVAPGGRMIDMVAESGVHHAAINELHKQVKGLASAVRRQSKAH encoded by the coding sequence ATGACCGCGTCGAACGCGATCGCCGCGAGTCAGGTCCAGCTTTCCCAGGAGCAGCTCGACTGGGCGAAGCAAATCTACGGTGAGACCGCGCCCGACCGCGCCGCTGCCGCGCAGCGTGCGCAGCAAGTGTCCGACGCGCAGCTCGCGTCGATGAACACCCAGACGCAGATCGCCCAGGAGTCGAACGACTACCAGAAGGGCACCTTCCGCCCGCTCGAGCAGGGCATCGTCGCGGATGCGCAGAACTACGACACGGCCGCGCGCCGCGACGAGAAGGCCGCTCAAGCGATCGCCGACGTTTCGCAGCAGGCCGGCCTGGCCCAGGCCTCGACGAATCGGGATCTTGCACGGAAGGGCGTGGTCCCCGGCAGCGGCAAGTCCCTCGCGCTGAACAACCAGCTCGCGCTGGGCACGGCCACGGCCAGCGCTGCGGCCTCGACCAAGGCGCGCGACGCCGTGGAGCTTCAGGGCTACGCGCGCAAGCTGGACGCGGCGAACTTGGGCCGGGGCCTTTCCAGCAGCCAAGCCACCAGCGCAGGTCTCGCCCTGACGGCCGGCAACAGCTCGTCCCAGAACGCGAACGCCGCGCTGGGCGCCACGACCTCGGGCACTGGCCTCGTCCAGCAGGGCTACCAGGGAGCGCAACAAGGCCTGTCCTCGGCCGGAAACATCTACGGGCAGGTCGCCAACATCGAGAACCAAGCGAACAACAACAGCGGGGTCATGGGCGCGCTTGGGCAACTGGGGGGCGCTGCGATCTTCAAATATTCCGACAAGCGGATGAAGCACTCGATCAGGAAGATCTCCGGCAAAAAGGCGTTGAAGGCGCTGAGCAGCGCGAAGCCTTCCACCTGGAAATACAAGAAGGGCTCGCCGGCGGACGACGGTGGCAAGACCCACGCCGGACCGATGGCGCAGGACATGCAGCGCGCGCTCGGCGACCGCGTGGCGCCCGGTGGCCGAATGATCGACATGGTGGCCGAGAGCGGCGTGCACCACGCGGCCATCAACGAGCTGCACAAGCAGGTCAAGGGCTTGGCATCCGCTGTTCGCCGCCAGTCCAAGGCTCACTGA